In a single window of the Petrotoga olearia DSM 13574 genome:
- the argC gene encoding N-acetyl-gamma-glutamyl-phosphate reductase: protein MKVGILGATGYTGIELIRILSKHANAKISYLSSKHFESQLISEVYPGLSGFCDEILEGDDFNKVVAICDIIFSTLPHELTFEIGKMVIDAGKKLIDLGPAFRFDDFNVFKKWYGSNGDIEYDKFNKVYGLTELNRKKIKNAQIVGNPGCYPTSVILALAPVLKNRVVVDKNIIIDSKSGVSGAGHEPKFSNLYSECNENTKPYNVAQHRHIPEIEQELSKIMEQDVKVVFTPHLVPMTRGILSTIYCNLESGITLKDVYDLYQEFYKNDYFIKILKPGKYPSTKSVTGSNFCQIGFEIDERTNTLIILSAIDNLMKGASGQAVQNMNLMFELPENKGLDIIRIFP, encoded by the coding sequence ATGAAGGTAGGTATACTTGGAGCAACGGGATACACCGGTATAGAATTAATTAGAATACTATCGAAACACGCTAATGCAAAGATAAGTTATTTGTCCTCAAAACACTTTGAATCCCAATTAATTTCAGAAGTTTATCCAGGACTATCAGGATTTTGTGATGAGATATTAGAGGGGGATGATTTTAACAAAGTTGTTGCTATTTGCGATATAATATTTTCAACTTTACCTCACGAATTAACCTTTGAAATAGGCAAAATGGTGATTGATGCGGGCAAGAAATTGATAGATCTGGGTCCTGCATTTCGTTTTGATGACTTTAATGTCTTCAAAAAGTGGTATGGTTCAAACGGTGACATAGAATACGATAAATTCAATAAAGTCTACGGATTAACGGAGTTAAATAGAAAAAAGATTAAAAATGCACAAATTGTGGGCAATCCAGGTTGTTATCCAACTAGTGTGATTTTGGCATTAGCCCCTGTTTTAAAAAATAGAGTTGTAGTTGATAAAAACATCATTATTGATAGTAAATCAGGGGTATCAGGCGCTGGACATGAACCTAAATTTAGTAACTTGTATTCAGAATGTAACGAAAATACCAAACCTTACAACGTTGCCCAACATAGACATATTCCAGAAATAGAACAAGAACTATCAAAGATAATGGAACAAGATGTGAAAGTTGTTTTCACTCCACATCTTGTTCCAATGACAAGAGGGATTTTAAGTACTATTTATTGTAATTTGGAATCAGGTATAACATTGAAGGATGTGTATGATCTTTATCAAGAGTTTTATAAAAATGATTATTTTATAAAAATTCTTAAACCTGGAAAGTATCCCTCTACTAAAAGTGTAACTGGATCCAATTTCTGCCAAATAGGTTTTGAAATTGATGAACGTACAAACACCTTAATAATCTTATCTGCTATTGATAATTTAATGAAGGGAGCTAGTGGTCAGGCGGTACAAAATATGAATTTAATGTTTGAACTGCCTGAGAATAAGGGACTTGATATAATAAGAATTTTTCCCTGA
- the argH gene encoding argininosuccinate lyase — MKLWGGRFKEEIDEDMEILNSSIKVDIRLFPYDIEASLAHAKGLKKAKIITEKEFEQIEKALKEIKETTFQEIPIVEDVHTLVEQMLVEKIGDVGKKIHTARSRNDQIATDERLYLRDEILKIMDLLDQLNSVLLELSKKYKNKVMPGYTHLQRAQPITFSHHLLAYVEMFKRDIERLKEALKRVNVSVLGSGALAGTSYDIDRMYVASLLDFKEVSMNSMDGVSDRDFIIEFLSIASLIMMHLSRFSEEIVLWSTQEFNFVELSDEYSTGSSIMPQKKNPDSAELIRGKTGRVYGNLFTLLTTMKGLPLGYNKDMQEDKEPLFDTVDTLKSCLKVFIGMLKTMHVNENKMEEAVKYGYLNATDLADYLVKKGIPFRTAHDIVGKLVVYAITKNVPLEELNIAEFRNFCQFIDEDVYEVLDVKNILKSRKTIGAARWEEEI; from the coding sequence ATGAAATTGTGGGGTGGACGGTTTAAAGAAGAAATTGATGAAGATATGGAAATTCTAAACTCATCGATCAAGGTGGATATAAGATTATTTCCATACGATATAGAGGCATCTTTAGCCCATGCAAAAGGATTGAAAAAAGCAAAAATAATTACAGAAAAAGAGTTTGAACAAATTGAAAAGGCATTGAAAGAAATAAAAGAAACAACATTCCAAGAAATTCCCATCGTAGAAGATGTGCACACCTTGGTAGAACAAATGTTGGTTGAAAAGATCGGAGACGTAGGCAAAAAAATTCACACAGCTAGAAGTAGGAACGATCAAATAGCAACCGACGAAAGATTGTACTTACGAGACGAAATATTAAAAATTATGGATTTATTAGATCAATTAAATTCAGTTTTATTAGAACTTTCCAAAAAGTACAAAAACAAAGTTATGCCCGGTTACACACATTTGCAAAGAGCTCAACCTATCACATTTTCTCATCATTTATTAGCTTACGTAGAGATGTTTAAAAGGGATATAGAACGATTAAAAGAAGCTTTAAAAAGAGTGAATGTTTCGGTTTTAGGTTCAGGAGCTTTAGCAGGAACATCATACGATATAGATAGAATGTATGTGGCTTCACTGTTAGATTTTAAAGAGGTTTCGATGAATAGTATGGATGGAGTGAGCGACAGGGATTTCATCATCGAATTCTTGTCCATAGCTTCTCTAATAATGATGCATTTGAGTAGATTTTCTGAGGAGATAGTCCTTTGGTCTACCCAAGAGTTCAATTTTGTTGAATTGAGCGATGAATATTCGACTGGAAGTAGTATAATGCCACAAAAGAAAAATCCAGATTCCGCTGAATTAATAAGGGGTAAAACGGGTAGAGTATATGGAAATTTGTTCACTCTTTTGACGACTATGAAAGGCTTACCTCTTGGGTATAACAAAGATATGCAAGAAGATAAAGAACCTCTGTTTGATACTGTGGATACATTGAAAAGCTGTTTAAAGGTTTTTATTGGTATGTTAAAAACTATGCATGTGAATGAAAATAAGATGGAAGAAGCAGTAAAATATGGCTATCTCAATGCAACAGATTTAGCAGATTATTTGGTCAAAAAAGGAATCCCTTTTAGAACAGCACACGATATAGTTGGGAAATTAGTTGTATATGCTATAACAAAAAATGTTCCCTTAGAAGAGCTAAATATAGCAGAATTTAGAAATTTTTGTCAGTTTATAGATGAAGACGTATATGAAGTTTTAGATGTAAAAAATATTCTAAAAAGCCGTAAAACAATTGGGGCAGCACGATGGGAGGAAGAAATATGA